A region from the Simiduia sp. 21SJ11W-1 genome encodes:
- the tssG gene encoding type VI secretion system baseplate subunit TssG: protein MATTRRRKDLALIDKLRNQPEDFEFFQAVRLLEIAACQDDSNQYAKTPIAVQAQPNKEFIRFNASNKLAFAGSDILALSTEVNGLESPDQEAQIRWLMDVSFMGLGGAQGVLPVRYIELILQELKNKNEGLSDFLDLFNHRTISLFYQAWHKYQLPLNYERQKLHNTSQRDKITQALLSLAGLGTSELQYRLPFDDELAAGFAGSLSRSQRTADQLKSLIYTMFGLDIEIEQFKGQWAPLDEEVACQLPGDENPLGVNNQLGVNSIIGTECYHAQSKFSVVVAPLPYKRFMELAPGTKKLEALQSLIRMSVGVEMEFDIAISTSHNQVPPTRLVDEPDYQPSLGWNSHLHTDSVLGIEPMNINLSHDMQAPDEGIPLYI from the coding sequence ATGGCCACCACGCGCCGGCGAAAAGACCTTGCTCTAATAGACAAGCTGCGCAATCAGCCTGAAGATTTCGAGTTTTTCCAGGCGGTAAGGCTGCTGGAAATCGCTGCCTGCCAGGACGACTCTAACCAATACGCAAAAACGCCTATCGCCGTTCAAGCGCAGCCCAATAAGGAATTTATTCGCTTTAACGCAAGTAACAAGCTCGCTTTTGCAGGCTCAGACATTCTTGCACTTAGCACTGAGGTCAATGGGCTTGAAAGCCCAGATCAGGAAGCCCAGATTCGCTGGCTGATGGACGTGAGCTTCATGGGGCTTGGGGGCGCACAGGGGGTGTTGCCGGTAAGGTACATAGAGCTCATATTACAAGAGCTTAAAAATAAAAATGAAGGATTGAGCGACTTCCTAGACCTGTTCAATCATCGAACAATTTCGCTGTTTTATCAGGCCTGGCATAAATACCAGCTACCCCTGAACTACGAACGCCAAAAGCTGCATAACACCAGCCAGCGAGACAAGATAACCCAGGCATTGCTTAGCCTTGCGGGCCTCGGCACCTCCGAGCTTCAATACCGATTGCCCTTTGACGATGAGTTGGCCGCAGGCTTTGCAGGCTCTCTTAGCCGCAGCCAGCGCACGGCAGATCAACTAAAGAGCCTGATCTATACCATGTTTGGCTTAGATATCGAGATTGAACAATTCAAGGGCCAGTGGGCACCACTGGATGAGGAAGTTGCCTGCCAATTACCCGGCGATGAAAACCCGCTGGGTGTCAACAACCAGCTGGGTGTGAACTCCATTATTGGCACCGAGTGCTATCACGCACAAAGCAAGTTCAGCGTAGTAGTGGCCCCGCTGCCCTACAAACGCTTCATGGAGCTCGCGCCGGGCACTAAAAAGCTTGAGGCCTTGCAATCGCTGATACGCATGAGCGTGGGAGTTGAAATGGAATTTGACATAGCCATCTCCACATCCCACAACCAGGTGCCCCCTACCCGGCTTGTGGACGAACCCGACTACCAACCTTCACTCGGCTGGAACAGCCATCTGCACACAGACAGCGTGTTGGGTATTGAACCTATGAACATAAATTTATCACACGACATGCAAGCGCCAGACGAAGGCATACCACTGTATATATAA
- the tssF gene encoding type VI secretion system baseplate subunit TssF has product MSDDLLLQYERELAFINQSASEFAKKHPATASRLQLTGDTVEDPLVGKLLSGFAYLNARVQKKLNDDFPELTDAMLDTLYPHYLRPFPSCCIVQMEPAPELDKAHTIRPGTLLETESYQGESCKFTTAYKVELDPIKVSSASLMPRPFIAPGSNDVAGAGAVLKITLNTLDSEITFNELAKPDFRFFLKGLPQHVHPLYDLLLTKSIRIVLAASEVDAKPLFLQPGALRPIGFDAEDALLKNTKQGFNGYRLLTEYFAFPEKFQFLELGDLPTDRMTHYGGELNIYVYLSESDTELEHQVNSDMFALGCTPAINLFSHSADPIPLDHTEYAYHIIPDARRMELLEVYSVDGVKATDGSGASVAFKPFYGINHASGENSSAYWFTRRRPIVEGEHLNEEASEVDISLVNLNFSPYASQNQVLEVALTCSNRNLPKKLPVGGGKPLMALVDGSAPINRISCLVSPSATIRPPQKEGAYWRLISHLNLNHLSLTNNGGSPEALKEILRLYDFKNSASTRKIIESITRLKTQPMTAPIQVEDMVSLCRGTALHLELDPLMLRGVSSLVFATLLEHFFGLYCSINSFTRLKVSFSGQDREFKKWPPRAGEKTLL; this is encoded by the coding sequence ATGAGCGACGATTTACTCTTACAATACGAACGGGAACTGGCCTTCATCAACCAAAGTGCTAGCGAGTTTGCGAAAAAGCACCCGGCAACCGCATCGCGGTTGCAATTAACGGGCGACACGGTAGAAGATCCACTGGTAGGCAAGCTGCTCTCAGGCTTTGCCTACCTCAATGCGCGCGTACAGAAAAAACTTAATGACGACTTCCCGGAACTGACCGACGCCATGCTGGATACCCTGTATCCGCACTACCTAAGGCCCTTTCCCTCATGTTGCATTGTTCAAATGGAGCCTGCGCCGGAACTCGACAAAGCACACACCATCAGGCCTGGTACACTGCTGGAAACTGAGTCTTATCAAGGCGAGAGCTGTAAATTTACAACCGCCTACAAAGTAGAGCTGGATCCGATTAAGGTCAGTAGCGCATCCTTGATGCCAAGGCCCTTTATCGCCCCCGGCTCCAATGATGTGGCAGGTGCCGGTGCCGTTTTAAAAATCACGCTGAATACACTGGATTCAGAAATCACCTTTAACGAGCTTGCAAAGCCCGACTTTCGTTTTTTCTTAAAAGGCTTGCCTCAGCATGTGCATCCGCTGTACGACCTGCTGTTAACAAAATCCATTAGAATCGTTCTGGCCGCCTCGGAAGTTGACGCCAAGCCATTGTTCTTGCAACCTGGCGCGCTTCGCCCCATAGGGTTTGATGCCGAAGATGCGCTTTTAAAAAATACCAAACAAGGATTTAACGGCTACCGGTTGCTTACAGAATACTTTGCATTCCCGGAAAAGTTCCAGTTTCTAGAGCTGGGCGATTTACCCACCGACAGAATGACGCACTACGGCGGCGAGCTGAACATCTACGTTTACCTTAGCGAATCAGACACTGAACTGGAACACCAGGTAAATTCAGACATGTTTGCGCTAGGTTGCACGCCTGCCATAAATTTATTTAGCCACAGTGCAGACCCTATACCCTTGGATCACACGGAATATGCCTATCACATTATTCCGGACGCCCGAAGAATGGAATTGCTCGAGGTATATTCAGTAGACGGCGTTAAAGCCACAGACGGCAGCGGCGCCTCCGTTGCTTTCAAACCCTTTTACGGCATTAACCATGCCTCTGGTGAAAACAGCAGCGCCTACTGGTTTACCCGCAGAAGGCCCATCGTTGAAGGCGAGCACCTCAATGAAGAGGCAAGCGAAGTAGATATCTCGCTGGTAAATCTTAATTTTTCGCCCTACGCCAGCCAAAACCAAGTACTGGAAGTTGCGCTAACATGCAGCAATCGAAACCTACCGAAGAAACTCCCCGTTGGCGGTGGCAAGCCATTGATGGCATTGGTTGATGGTAGCGCACCCATTAACCGCATAAGTTGTTTGGTAAGCCCGAGCGCTACTATTCGTCCGCCGCAAAAAGAAGGCGCCTACTGGCGACTCATTTCCCACTTAAACCTCAATCACCTTTCGCTCACCAACAATGGTGGGTCGCCAGAGGCTTTGAAGGAAATTTTAAGGCTATACGATTTCAAAAACTCAGCCTCTACACGCAAGATTATTGAGTCGATCACCCGTTTAAAAACCCAGCCAATGACAGCCCCCATACAAGTTGAAGACATGGTATCGCTGTGCCGCGGCACCGCCCTGCATCTGGAGCTTGATCCGCTCATGCTGCGCGGGGTGAGCAGCCTGGTTTTTGCAACCTTGCTTGAGCACTTCTTTGGGCTCTACTGCTCGATTAATTCATTCACACGGCTGAAAGTCAGCTTTTCAGGGCAAGACAGGGAGTTCAAGAAATGGCCACCACGCGCCGGCGAAAAGACCTTGCTCTAA
- a CDS encoding PAAR domain-containing protein, producing MGKPASRITDMHVCPMVTGTVPHVGGPIVSPGGPTVIIGGMPSATLGSSCVCVGPPDTVVSGSSTVMINKKPAARMGDSTAHGGKIVVGCPTVIIGG from the coding sequence ATGGGTAAGCCTGCATCACGCATTACAGATATGCATGTGTGCCCGATGGTGACGGGCACGGTACCTCACGTGGGTGGCCCAATAGTCTCACCGGGCGGGCCAACGGTAATTATTGGCGGTATGCCATCGGCAACGCTGGGTTCCAGTTGTGTTTGCGTGGGGCCGCCAGATACGGTGGTGAGTGGCAGCTCTACAGTAATGATTAATAAAAAGCCCGCAGCGCGTATGGGCGACTCTACCGCCCATGGTGGAAAAATTGTTGTGGGTTGCCCCACCGTCATTATAGGCGGCTAG
- the tssC gene encoding type VI secretion system contractile sheath large subunit, translating into MLADTLTASQQRDNARVSANSSKSYALARFINEPDEQAAFSLWLNEIQLINPNGFKLKSLLSRLIAEIDERINTQVNLIIHNKKFQALEASWLGLWELVDTASLSDNVKIKVLDLSWKDLVRDIDRAPDVDQTALFHLVYNLEFGTPGGEPFGVLLGDYEVSHRPTSARPHDDIHTLQGVSRVAAAAFAPFICGAAPELFGLDNFDTLGLPLDLHSVFNQKEYLRWRSLRKLEDSRFVGITLPRVLMRAPYTTRHTAFNGIKFKEDISHKNSERYLWGNACFAFGTVLIREFAEVGWFSHIRGVPRDYLGGGLVTRFPALAYNTDSKPGRVRMSTQVLISDFQERELSDLGFISLCHSIDTPYACFNSTPSLQDARVFNSKSASANARISAMLQQVLCASRFAQYIKVMIRDKVGSYIRDKECERLIQRWLDRYTTGRDDLSWEMLARYPLREARVEVTEEPGKPGVYQSVIHLKTHYTVDHLVSELRLTTALNPNGIGGAG; encoded by the coding sequence GTGCTGGCCGATACTCTTACAGCTTCACAACAGCGCGATAACGCCCGTGTGTCGGCTAATAGCAGTAAAAGCTATGCCTTGGCCCGCTTCATTAATGAACCCGATGAACAAGCCGCATTTAGCCTTTGGCTGAATGAAATTCAGCTGATAAACCCCAACGGCTTTAAGCTGAAAAGCCTGCTTTCCCGATTGATCGCAGAAATCGATGAAAGGATAAACACGCAGGTCAACCTCATTATTCATAACAAGAAATTTCAAGCACTGGAAGCCAGCTGGCTGGGCTTGTGGGAGCTGGTAGATACAGCAAGCCTTTCCGACAACGTTAAAATCAAGGTGCTGGATTTATCCTGGAAAGACTTGGTGCGCGACATAGACCGCGCGCCAGATGTAGACCAAACAGCCTTATTCCACCTGGTTTATAACCTTGAATTTGGAACCCCCGGTGGCGAGCCTTTCGGCGTACTGCTTGGCGACTACGAAGTAAGCCACAGGCCCACCAGTGCGCGGCCGCACGACGACATACATACCTTGCAAGGCGTCAGCCGCGTTGCGGCTGCGGCTTTCGCGCCTTTTATCTGCGGTGCAGCGCCCGAGCTATTCGGCCTGGATAACTTCGACACCTTAGGCTTGCCGTTAGACTTACACTCGGTATTCAATCAAAAGGAATATTTGCGCTGGCGCTCGCTGCGCAAATTGGAAGACAGCCGGTTTGTGGGCATTACTTTGCCAAGGGTGCTCATGCGCGCACCCTACACAACCCGCCATACCGCCTTTAACGGTATAAAATTTAAAGAAGACATCAGCCACAAGAACAGCGAACGCTACCTGTGGGGCAATGCATGCTTTGCATTCGGCACAGTACTCATCAGAGAATTCGCTGAAGTGGGATGGTTTTCTCATATTCGGGGTGTACCCAGAGACTACCTGGGTGGCGGGCTGGTTACGCGATTCCCAGCACTTGCCTACAACACAGACAGCAAACCCGGCCGGGTGCGTATGTCTACGCAGGTATTAATCAGTGATTTCCAGGAACGCGAGCTAAGCGATCTTGGGTTTATTAGCCTATGCCACAGCATAGATACGCCCTATGCCTGCTTTAACAGCACTCCTTCACTGCAGGATGCCCGGGTGTTTAATTCGAAGTCGGCCAGCGCCAACGCCCGGATTTCTGCCATGTTGCAGCAGGTGTTGTGTGCCTCGCGCTTTGCACAGTACATCAAGGTAATGATTCGCGACAAAGTTGGTTCCTACATTCGCGATAAAGAGTGCGAGCGGTTAATTCAACGCTGGCTGGACAGGTACACTACCGGCCGAGATGACCTCTCCTGGGAAATGCTGGCTCGCTACCCCTTGCGTGAAGCGCGCGTAGAAGTAACCGAGGAGCCAGGCAAACCCGGCGTGTACCAAAGTGTGATTCATTTAAAGACCCACTACACCGTAGACCACCTGGTGTCTGAACTGCGCTTAACCACAGCGCTTAACCCGAACGGCATTGGCGGAGCGGGCTAA
- the tssC gene encoding type VI secretion system contractile sheath large subunit: protein MSTDVAVESQGAEAEAQSASLLEQAIGYTKQTNREEAQDLLSNLTEQVLKGTVSWDRNLTQTINSAVRAIDEAMSRQLSAIMQQEKFQKLEGSWRGLNHLVMNSETGKTLKIRVLNLSKKELFRDLDKAVEFDQSQIFKKMYEEEFGTAGGEPYGAMIGDFEFSNHPEDIELLTKMSNVAAAGFCPFISAAGSEMMGFDSFTELSKPRDLGSIFESAEYIKWRSFRDSEDSRFVTLVMPRVLSRLPYGESTKPVESFNFEEFEQDASGMSKAASHDQYCWMNAAYVMGATLTKAFAENSWCTAIRGAEGGGKVEGLPTHLFKSDDGDTDLKCPTEIGITDRREAELSAQGFLPLCHYKNTDYSVFFGAQTAQKPKVYDDPDATANASISARLPYLMATSRIAHYLKVMARDKVGSFMEASDCERWLNKWIAQYTNSNPEASAEMKAKYPLSEARVEVKEIPGQPGSYSAIAYLKPWLQMEELTTSMRMVANIPTPN, encoded by the coding sequence ATGAGCACTGATGTCGCAGTAGAAAGTCAAGGCGCAGAAGCAGAAGCCCAGTCAGCAAGCTTGCTTGAACAGGCAATCGGCTACACCAAACAAACCAATCGTGAAGAAGCGCAGGACTTGCTCAGCAACCTGACCGAGCAGGTGTTAAAGGGCACTGTCTCCTGGGACAGAAACCTCACGCAAACTATCAACTCTGCCGTGCGCGCCATTGACGAGGCCATGTCAAGGCAGTTAAGCGCCATTATGCAACAGGAAAAGTTCCAGAAGCTGGAAGGCTCCTGGCGCGGCCTAAATCACCTGGTAATGAACAGCGAGACAGGTAAAACCCTTAAAATTCGGGTGTTGAACCTTTCAAAGAAAGAGCTGTTCCGGGATCTGGATAAAGCCGTTGAATTTGACCAGAGCCAAATCTTCAAAAAAATGTACGAAGAAGAATTCGGCACCGCCGGCGGTGAACCCTACGGCGCCATGATTGGTGATTTTGAATTCAGCAATCACCCGGAAGATATAGAGCTGCTCACCAAGATGTCTAACGTGGCCGCGGCCGGATTCTGCCCCTTTATCTCAGCTGCAGGCTCAGAGATGATGGGCTTCGACAGCTTTACCGAACTTTCCAAACCGCGCGATTTAGGCAGCATTTTTGAATCTGCAGAGTACATCAAGTGGCGCAGCTTCCGCGACAGCGAAGATTCCCGCTTTGTGACTCTGGTTATGCCACGTGTACTTTCTCGCCTGCCTTATGGTGAATCCACCAAGCCAGTTGAATCTTTCAATTTCGAAGAGTTCGAGCAAGATGCCTCGGGTATGTCTAAGGCTGCCAGTCACGATCAGTACTGCTGGATGAACGCCGCCTACGTGATGGGTGCCACCCTTACCAAAGCGTTTGCTGAAAACTCCTGGTGTACTGCCATTCGCGGCGCTGAGGGCGGTGGCAAGGTGGAAGGCCTGCCCACTCACCTGTTTAAAAGCGATGATGGCGACACCGACCTGAAATGCCCAACGGAGATCGGTATTACCGACCGCCGTGAAGCCGAGCTTTCTGCACAGGGCTTCTTGCCTTTATGTCACTACAAAAATACTGATTACTCCGTGTTTTTTGGTGCCCAAACTGCCCAGAAGCCAAAGGTCTACGACGATCCGGACGCAACTGCCAACGCATCCATTTCAGCCCGCCTGCCCTATCTGATGGCCACTTCGCGTATTGCCCATTACCTCAAAGTTATGGCGCGCGATAAAGTGGGCTCCTTTATGGAGGCAAGCGATTGCGAGCGTTGGTTGAACAAGTGGATTGCGCAATACACCAACTCCAACCCGGAGGCGAGTGCTGAAATGAAAGCCAAATATCCGCTTTCAGAAGCGCGCGTAGAAGTTAAAGAAATCCCGGGCCAACCGGGATCTTACAGCGCAATTGCCTACTTGAAGCCATGGCTGCAAATGGAAGAACTCACAACCTCCATGCGGATGGTTGCGAACATTCCAACGCCAAACTGA
- the tssE gene encoding type VI secretion system baseplate subunit TssE — MNLHDKKLLAPVLDRLLDSGARTNGSQPHQVLRQLRESVRRDLEILFNTRYRCISPPAGCKELSSSLLNFGLADLATINLSSVEHRKRFCSDIESTILKYEPRIKSVKVTSDQKLDAENPCITFRVEAVLHTNPAPELIIFDSALDLITQSVDVSEIQ; from the coding sequence ATGAATCTTCACGATAAAAAATTGCTAGCGCCGGTACTCGATCGGTTGCTGGATTCAGGTGCACGTACCAACGGCTCGCAGCCTCACCAGGTTCTTCGGCAACTCAGGGAAAGTGTTCGACGCGACCTGGAAATATTATTCAACACTCGCTACCGGTGTATTTCGCCCCCGGCAGGCTGTAAAGAGCTGTCATCTTCGCTCCTCAATTTCGGGCTTGCAGATCTCGCCACTATCAATTTGTCGTCGGTGGAACATCGCAAACGGTTTTGCAGCGATATTGAATCAACAATTTTGAAGTACGAGCCACGAATAAAATCCGTTAAGGTTACGTCAGATCAAAAGTTAGACGCAGAAAATCCCTGCATTACATTCCGCGTAGAGGCCGTGTTACACACTAATCCTGCGCCAGAGCTGATTATATTCGACTCAGCACTCGACCTAATAACCCAGTCTGTAGACGTATCAGAGATACAGTAA
- the tssH gene encoding type VI secretion system ATPase TssH, whose translation MININLKSLVDKMAPPLRDALEGAAGLCMAHNQYNVELEHWLLKCLDQRNSDVQTLLEKFDINAAEFARQLADAIAKFKSGNSRPAALATSLVDAAKYAWMLASVEFGHQQLTSGHLLSAALLDEQLRSQLTSSSKLLREIAPESLKEAARALIGAGTELPPTDSPMQQAEPGAVSTSKTPSLDKYTINLTARAQEGKIDPVLGRDEEIRQCIDILTRRRQNNPILTGEAGVGKTAVVEGFALRIASGDVPDPLKNVAVRTLDLGLLQAGASVKGEFENRLKSVIEEVRASLSPIILFIDEAHTMIGAGGKEGQGDAANLLKPALARGELRTIAATTWAEYKKYFERDPALTRRFQVVKVEEPSEDKAIDMMRGVSDTLQQHHGVRILDEAIVASVTLSNRYIPGRQLPDKSVSLLDTACARVALSQSAMPGAIEDAKRQLERANSTLARLNREHAASNSQAEDIAQWELRKSEAQERLARLEQQLNEEQALVNEIRTVLTRIDENYLQQDEAKKLSADDIKSLQQNLVALSEQLKGIQGEHPMIQAAVDEQAIAEVIANWTGIPVGKMVGDEIRNVQTLAERLGERVIGQPHALEAVAQAIRTSRAGLTDPRKPVGVFLFCGTSGVGKTETALALADQLFGGEQNITTINMSEFKEEHKVSMLLGSPPGYVGFGEGGVLTEAARRKPYSVILLDEMEKAHPGVQDIFYNLFDKGTIKDGEGRDIDFKNTVIIMTSNAGEDAIRAIFSQVDEKPEPDVLLDNIRPYLLQHFKPAFMGRSNVIAFYPLDDENLMKIAAINMAKISKRVAAHYGAEFGYDEDVLLHIVARCQESDTGARNIENILNRTLLPALASECLAKMAEGEAIEKIYVGVDEEENFTYELS comes from the coding sequence ATGATTAACATTAACTTGAAATCGCTGGTAGACAAAATGGCGCCGCCACTGCGCGATGCGCTGGAAGGTGCTGCCGGGCTCTGTATGGCCCACAACCAATATAATGTTGAGCTTGAGCACTGGCTGCTAAAATGCCTCGACCAGCGTAATTCCGATGTACAAACTCTGCTTGAAAAATTCGATATCAATGCAGCCGAGTTTGCTCGCCAATTGGCCGATGCCATTGCCAAGTTTAAATCCGGCAACAGCCGTCCGGCAGCGCTGGCTACCTCACTGGTGGATGCCGCCAAATATGCATGGATGCTGGCCTCTGTAGAATTTGGGCACCAGCAGCTTACCTCTGGCCACTTGCTGAGTGCGGCATTGCTTGATGAGCAACTGCGCAGCCAGCTCACCAGCAGCAGTAAATTGCTGCGCGAAATCGCGCCTGAATCATTGAAGGAAGCCGCCCGCGCCTTGATTGGCGCAGGCACTGAACTACCGCCGACTGATTCACCCATGCAGCAAGCAGAACCTGGTGCTGTTAGCACCTCCAAAACGCCCTCGCTGGATAAGTACACCATTAACCTGACCGCCCGCGCCCAGGAAGGGAAAATAGATCCGGTGCTGGGGCGCGATGAAGAAATACGCCAGTGCATAGACATACTCACCCGCCGCCGCCAGAACAACCCCATCCTTACGGGCGAGGCAGGTGTCGGCAAAACCGCTGTGGTAGAGGGCTTTGCCCTTCGCATTGCCAGTGGCGATGTACCAGACCCGCTTAAAAATGTTGCCGTTCGCACACTGGATTTAGGCTTGCTGCAAGCCGGCGCCAGCGTGAAGGGCGAATTCGAAAATCGCCTGAAATCCGTCATTGAAGAAGTGCGCGCCAGCCTTTCACCCATCATTTTGTTCATTGATGAAGCCCACACAATGATCGGTGCAGGCGGCAAAGAAGGCCAAGGCGATGCAGCCAACCTGCTAAAGCCTGCCCTGGCCCGTGGCGAGCTGCGCACCATCGCAGCCACAACCTGGGCCGAATACAAAAAATACTTTGAGCGCGACCCTGCATTAACCCGCCGCTTTCAAGTGGTAAAGGTTGAGGAACCCTCTGAGGATAAGGCCATCGACATGATGCGTGGGGTATCCGATACACTGCAACAGCACCACGGCGTACGCATTCTCGATGAGGCCATAGTCGCCTCGGTAACGCTTTCCAATCGCTATATTCCAGGTCGCCAGCTGCCAGACAAATCCGTTAGCCTGCTAGATACTGCCTGTGCCAGGGTGGCCTTGAGCCAATCGGCCATGCCCGGCGCTATAGAAGATGCCAAGCGCCAACTGGAGCGCGCAAACAGCACACTGGCAAGGCTTAACAGAGAACATGCAGCCAGCAACAGTCAGGCGGAAGACATCGCCCAATGGGAATTACGCAAATCAGAGGCCCAAGAGCGACTTGCCCGCCTTGAGCAGCAGCTCAATGAAGAGCAGGCATTGGTGAACGAAATTCGCACGGTACTCACCCGTATTGATGAAAACTACCTGCAACAAGATGAAGCCAAAAAGCTTTCTGCAGACGACATTAAGTCCCTTCAACAAAATCTTGTGGCGCTGAGTGAGCAACTGAAAGGCATTCAAGGCGAGCACCCCATGATTCAGGCCGCTGTAGACGAGCAAGCCATTGCAGAGGTTATTGCCAACTGGACAGGCATACCCGTTGGCAAGATGGTGGGCGATGAAATTCGCAATGTACAAACATTGGCCGAGCGCTTGGGTGAGCGGGTGATTGGACAACCCCACGCGCTTGAGGCCGTGGCCCAAGCCATTCGCACCTCGCGAGCAGGCCTGACAGACCCACGCAAACCCGTAGGCGTATTTCTTTTCTGTGGCACAAGTGGCGTGGGTAAAACCGAAACAGCACTGGCACTGGCTGATCAACTCTTTGGTGGCGAGCAAAATATCACCACCATTAACATGTCTGAGTTCAAGGAAGAGCACAAGGTATCGATGCTGCTAGGCTCACCACCCGGCTATGTAGGCTTCGGCGAAGGTGGCGTATTAACCGAAGCTGCACGCCGTAAGCCCTACTCGGTTATTTTGCTTGATGAAATGGAAAAGGCGCACCCAGGCGTGCAAGACATCTTTTACAACCTGTTTGATAAGGGCACCATAAAAGATGGTGAAGGGCGAGACATCGACTTCAAAAATACCGTGATCATCATGACATCCAACGCAGGAGAAGATGCTATTCGCGCTATCTTCTCCCAGGTTGACGAAAAGCCGGAACCCGATGTATTGCTGGATAACATTCGCCCCTACCTTTTGCAGCACTTTAAGCCTGCTTTCATGGGCCGCTCGAATGTCATCGCCTTCTATCCCTTAGACGATGAAAACCTGATGAAAATCGCCGCCATCAACATGGCTAAAATCAGCAAGCGGGTGGCGGCTCACTATGGCGCAGAATTTGGTTATGACGAAGACGTATTGTTACATATTGTGGCAAGGTGCCAGGAATCTGATACGGGCGCACGCAATATAGAAAACATCTTAAATCGTACGCTGCTGCCGGCATTGGCATCTGAGTGCCTTGCCAAAATGGCAGAGGGTGAAGCCATCGAAAAAATCTATGTAGGCGTAGACGAAGAAGAGAACTTTACCTACGAGCTTAGTTAG